From the Hyalangium ruber genome, the window GACGCGGTGCCGACGCTCACGGGGCTGGGCGGCAGCGTGGACCCGCTGGCCTTCGCCAAGGACGCGGGCAAGGGCGCGGTGGTGCATCGCTTCACGGACGGCAATCTCAACCCGATCAGCAACCACATGCTGGACACGCTGTACATGCAGCACCGCGTGCCCTTCGAGCAGGCGCGCGAGAACCAGTTCTGATCGCTGGCGTTACCCAACTGAGGTTTCCAAGGGAACGGACACACCTGTCACCTCCTGTTGGTGGGAGGGCTCTGGCTATAGTGTGCCCGTTGCAGTGGGCGCTACCTCGTCCCGGAGGAAACCGTGAGCACGTCGGCCCCTCGCTTCGACCTGTGGTCGGAGGAGGCTCGAATCGATCCGCTGCCCATCCTCGCGCGGATGCGTCGAGAGGCGCCCGTCATCCGTCTGTTCAACCCGCACCAGGGCGCACCGGTGTGGTTCGTCACCCGGTACAAGGAAGCGGTGGAGTTCCTTCGCGACCCACGCTTCATCAAGGACAAGGACAAGCTCTCGGCGCAGACGCGGCGCCTGTACTTCCGCGTCAATGAGCTGAGTCACCTCGACCAGCACATGATCAACGCGGATCCGCCGGCGCACACCCGCCTGCGCTCGCTGGTGGCCAAGGCGTTCACGCCGCGCCGGGTGGATGACTTGCGTCCGCGCATCACCACCATCGTGAACCGACTGCTGGACGGCATGCAGGACAAGGGCAGCGTGGATCTGCTCGAGGCGTTCGCGATGCCCCTGCCGGTGACGGTGATCGCCGAGCTGCTGGGGATACCGAGCGAGGACCATGGCCGCTTTCGCGAGTGGGTGAACATCCTCTTCACCCCGCCGGTGGGCGGCGACTTCGAGCCGCTGCGGCGCATGGCGCGCGAGTTCCAGGGGTACCTGCAGGAGTTCCTGGCCCGGCGCCGGGCTCATCCTCGGGAGGACCTGACGAGCGCGCTGATCGCCGCCGAGGAGCAAGGCGACCAGCTCTCGGGAGCGGAGCTGATGAGCATGGTGTTCCTGCTGCTCATCGCGGGCTACGAGACGACGGCGCACCTGCTGGGCAATGGCGTCTGGGCGCTGCTGCGTCACCCGGAGCAGAAGGAGCTGCTGCGTACCAACCCGTGGCTCATCGACTCCGCGGTGGACGAGATGCTGCGCTACCGGGGCCCGGTGAAGAACACCACCACCCGCTTCCCGTTGCAGGAGACGGAGTTCGGCGGGCAGCTCATCCCGGCCCAGGAGATGGTGGTGGCCTCGCTGCTGTCAGCGGACAACGACGCCGAGCAGTTCCCGGAGCCGGAGCGGTTCGACATCACCCGCACACCCAACCGGCACATCGCCTTCGGGGCGGGCGTCCACTTCTGCCTGGGAGGACCGCTGGCGAAGGTGGAGGCGGTGCTCGCCATTCCCTTGCTGCTGGAGCGCCTGCCCCAGCTGCGCTTCGCGGTGGATCCGGCCACGCTGCGCTGGCGCACCGGCATCCTCCTCCACGGCCTGGAACAGCTCCCCGTGGCGTTCTGAGCGACGCGCGTTGCTTGGTGATATCAAAAACTCATCACGTCGAGCTTGTTGGGATCAGCCGCCACTCGAACCAGTTTGCGTCGCTGGGGCTTTGCTCTCTGTCGAGATGACGGACAGGGTCTCCTGAAGATTGGAGATCTTCTGATCCTTCTCGTTTGAATCGACCTTCAGCTGATCGACTTGCTGCTCCAGTTCTCTGTTCTTGGCCTCGAGTTCACTGATGCGCTGGTCGAACTTGTTGGCAAGCTCATCCGCCAGAGATGGGCGAGACGCAGCGCAGCCGAGGCTTCCGCAGAGTGCAAAAAGGCAAAAGGATCTCAACACGACGCAATGAGCCATACCCCCTCCAGGTAGGTTTGATTGAGACGTCGGCTTTCGTGGCTGCGCATACTGCGCCCTACGACACGCCCCCACCAATCGTCCCAGCGTCCTACGCTCGGTCGCCTGCCGAACAAGCAACCTTAGAGGTTCTCGCCGGTGTCGTGCCGGTTCTGGAACATGAAGCGCTCGGCGGGCATGCGCCGGGCACGGAGGGCCCAGTTCCACCACGGCATCTCATTCGCGGGTTGATAGGGAATGCGTCGCAAGAGGTACCCAGGCACCGCGGGGTACAGGTGGTGAAGCTCGTGCGCATCGAATTGGAGCAGCACGCCCACCGAGAACCACGAGGGGAATCGGAGTGAGCGGGTGAAGACGCCCTGCTCCGCCGCAGCGAAAGGCCGCACCTCTTCGCCTCCGCTGCGCTTCATCGGAATATGCGTGTGCTGGCTGAGCAGGATGACGTCCAGGAAAACGAGGCTCAGCAGCAACCCCAGCCCCAACAAGCGTAAGAGCTGCACGGGACCGAGCCAGGCCACCACGCCTCCATAGAGGAACACCAGCCCCGCCGCATCCAGCGCGAAAGCGAGCCGATGTCTGCGCTCGGGGAACATCCGCCACAGCCTGCGCATGTGCCAGAAGTTGCTCACCCGGTAGAGCACCGAGAACAGAGGGATCCACCAGCGCCAGCAGGTGTTGATGAGCGCTCTCTCCATGGGCGCTAGCGGTCTCGGAACGAGCCCAGCGGTGGTCGGATCCCTGTCCTGCCAACCCGTCCACTTGTGATGCTGACCATGCACGGCAGTCCACACCGTGAAAGGGATTGCACAGAACACGCTGGCCACTCGCCCCACCACGGCATGCAGGCGTCGCGTCTGGAAGAGCGTGCGGTGTCCCGCCTCGTGCAGCAGGACGAACCATTGAACCAGCGCCACGGACAGCAACACCTGCCCCACGAGCCACAAAGCCACTCCCGGCTGGGCTGAGAGCCAGAGCGCGAGCGCCGTCACCGCCGAGAAGCCCAGGACGATTCCAGCGCCGGCGGCATCACTCGGCCGCAGATGCATCACCTCGCGAGGACTCGGGGGACGGCATTCAACCTGCATGGGACTCCTCCGCGAATCGGATGCACGAACGCATCCGCGCAATTCCTTGCACGAGAGGGACCATGTCGTGGACCTGGACAGGCAGCGCGGACCCCAGCACGTTGGATCCGCTGCGCTGCGCGCTCTTCCTCATCTCCGCATTCATCCTCGCGGGCGCGGCACAGACGTGGTGGTTCAAGAGCCCGCGCTCCGCGCGGTTCGCGCTCCCACTGGATGGCGGGCGCACCTTGCGAGGCCGCCGCCTGCTCGGCGCGAACAAGACGTGGAAGGGCTTCGTGGTGATGGTGCCCGCGGCGATGGTGGCCTTCGCGCTGCTGGCAACCGCCGCTCGCGCGCTGCCGGGCCTGAGCGAGGGACTGTGGCCGCTGACGCCGCTCCAGTACGCCCTGCTCGGAGGGAGCGCGGCGCTGGGGTTCATGCTCGGTGAGCTGCCCAACTCCTTCATGAAGCGGCAGCTCGGTATCGCTCCGGGCTCGGCGCCGACGAGTCCCTGGGGACGGTGGCTCGGCTTCGCCGTCGATCGGCTCGATTCCATCGTGGGGATGCTCCTGGCCTTGAGCCTGCTGGTCCCCGTGAGTTGGCGGGTCTGGCTCTTCGTGCTGGCCGTGGGCCCCGCCATCCACTGGCTCTTCAACGTCGCGCTGTATGCCCTCGGGGTGAAAGCGAGGCCCGCGTGAGCGCGCTCTTTCGTCGCTTCGAGGAGGCCGAGCAGGTCGAGGAGGTGGGCGGCAAGGCTCACTCGCTCGGGAGGATGCAACGGCTCTCCATTCCGGTGCCCGAGGGCTTCATCGTCACCAACGCCGCCTTCCAGGGCTTCCTCTCCCAAGACGGGCTGGGCGAGTACATCCGTGGACTCCATGCAGGGCTGCGGCGCGAAGACCTGCCCGCCCTGGAGGCCGCCTCGCAGCGCATCCAGGAACTCGTCCTCACGGCCCCGCTCCCCGCATCCTTCCGGGAGCAGCTCGCGGCCTGGCGCTCACGCTGGCTGGAGGGCGAGGAGCTCATCGTCCGCAGCTCCGCCGTGGGCGAGGACTCGCAGGAGGCCTCCTTCGCGGGACAGCTCGACTCGCACCTGCACGTGCGCACCCCCGAAGAGCTGGAACGTGCGCTCGCCGCGTGCTGGGCCTCGTACTGGTCCCGACGCTCGCTCTCGTACCAGCTCTCGCGCGGAGTCCCCCTGCGGGGAATGGGCGTGGTGGTCCAGCGGCTCATCCCCTCGCGAGTCGCGGGGGTCCTCTTCACCCGAGGGCCCGCGGG encodes:
- a CDS encoding cytochrome P450 family protein, with the translated sequence MSTSAPRFDLWSEEARIDPLPILARMRREAPVIRLFNPHQGAPVWFVTRYKEAVEFLRDPRFIKDKDKLSAQTRRLYFRVNELSHLDQHMINADPPAHTRLRSLVAKAFTPRRVDDLRPRITTIVNRLLDGMQDKGSVDLLEAFAMPLPVTVIAELLGIPSEDHGRFREWVNILFTPPVGGDFEPLRRMAREFQGYLQEFLARRRAHPREDLTSALIAAEEQGDQLSGAELMSMVFLLLIAGYETTAHLLGNGVWALLRHPEQKELLRTNPWLIDSAVDEMLRYRGPVKNTTTRFPLQETEFGGQLIPAQEMVVASLLSADNDAEQFPEPERFDITRTPNRHIAFGAGVHFCLGGPLAKVEAVLAIPLLLERLPQLRFAVDPATLRWRTGILLHGLEQLPVAF
- a CDS encoding fatty acid desaturase family protein encodes the protein MQVECRPPSPREVMHLRPSDAAGAGIVLGFSAVTALALWLSAQPGVALWLVGQVLLSVALVQWFVLLHEAGHRTLFQTRRLHAVVGRVASVFCAIPFTVWTAVHGQHHKWTGWQDRDPTTAGLVPRPLAPMERALINTCWRWWIPLFSVLYRVSNFWHMRRLWRMFPERRHRLAFALDAAGLVFLYGGVVAWLGPVQLLRLLGLGLLLSLVFLDVILLSQHTHIPMKRSGGEEVRPFAAAEQGVFTRSLRFPSWFSVGVLLQFDAHELHHLYPAVPGYLLRRIPYQPANEMPWWNWALRARRMPAERFMFQNRHDTGENL
- a CDS encoding CDP-archaeol synthase, giving the protein MSWTWTGSADPSTLDPLRCALFLISAFILAGAAQTWWFKSPRSARFALPLDGGRTLRGRRLLGANKTWKGFVVMVPAAMVAFALLATAARALPGLSEGLWPLTPLQYALLGGSAALGFMLGELPNSFMKRQLGIAPGSAPTSPWGRWLGFAVDRLDSIVGMLLALSLLVPVSWRVWLFVLAVGPAIHWLFNVALYALGVKARPA